A stretch of the Longimicrobiaceae bacterium genome encodes the following:
- a CDS encoding bifunctional oligoribonuclease/PAP phosphatase NrnA, whose protein sequence is MAQPVGAAGQAGAASPPAEPFAAGDETARVRQLRTLLDARRGERHVVAVQDFPDPDAISSGMAYRELARQFGIEVDVMYDGLISHPENLALVNLLDIHLIRFHDDLPLEDYDAAVFVDNQGTTTRLTERLRAVGVPTLAVIDHHDPQDVLDPIFADIRPVGAAATLFAEYLQSGEILTLDAEVPAHVTLATALMHGLHSETDGFVRARPPEYRAAAFLSRFMDPDLLERVLCVQKSHGTMEVIEAALRERTSRSGFSVAGVGFVRWADRDAIPQAADFLLTEENVHTAAVYGLLAGDDGREVVSGSLRTTKATLGVSAFLLEALGTDASGRPYGGGRSRAGGFEVDVGFLVGDEDDPEQQEMKWELFNRRIRRKLFRAAGIEDEDDDEREPG, encoded by the coding sequence ATGGCGCAACCGGTGGGCGCTGCCGGGCAGGCCGGCGCGGCGTCACCGCCCGCGGAGCCGTTCGCCGCGGGCGACGAGACCGCGCGCGTGCGCCAGCTCCGCACGCTGCTGGACGCGCGGCGCGGGGAGCGGCACGTGGTGGCGGTGCAGGACTTCCCGGACCCCGACGCCATCTCGTCGGGCATGGCGTACCGCGAGCTGGCCCGACAGTTCGGCATCGAGGTGGACGTCATGTACGACGGCCTCATCAGCCATCCCGAGAACCTGGCGCTCGTCAACCTGCTCGACATCCACCTCATCCGCTTCCACGACGACCTGCCGCTGGAGGACTACGACGCGGCCGTCTTCGTGGACAACCAGGGCACCACCACGCGGCTCACCGAGCGGCTGCGCGCCGTGGGCGTGCCCACGCTGGCGGTCATCGACCACCACGACCCGCAGGACGTGCTGGACCCCATCTTCGCCGACATCCGGCCGGTGGGCGCGGCGGCCACGCTCTTCGCCGAATACCTGCAGAGCGGCGAGATCCTCACGCTCGACGCGGAGGTGCCCGCGCACGTGACGCTCGCCACCGCGCTCATGCACGGGCTGCACAGCGAGACCGACGGCTTCGTCCGCGCACGGCCGCCGGAGTACCGCGCGGCGGCGTTCCTGAGCCGCTTCATGGACCCCGACCTGCTGGAGCGCGTGCTGTGCGTGCAGAAGTCGCACGGCACCATGGAGGTGATCGAGGCGGCGCTGCGGGAGCGCACCTCGCGCAGCGGCTTCTCGGTCGCCGGGGTGGGGTTCGTACGCTGGGCCGACCGCGACGCCATTCCCCAGGCCGCCGACTTCCTGCTCACCGAAGAGAACGTGCACACCGCCGCGGTCTACGGCCTCCTCGCCGGCGACGACGGGCGCGAGGTGGTGTCCGGCAGCCTGCGCACCACCAAGGCCACGCTGGGCGTGAGCGCTTTCCTGCTGGAGGCGCTGGGCACGGACGCGTCCGGCCGGCCGTACGGCGGAGGCCGCAGCCGCGCGGGGGGCTTCGAGGTGGACGTGGGCTTCCTGGTGGGCGACGAGGACGACCCGGAGCAGCAGGAGATGAAGTGGGAGCTGTTCAACCGCCGCATCCGCCGCAAGCTCTTCCGCGCCGCCGGCATCGAAGA